In the genome of Yersinia enterocolitica, the window ATCGGTGTTGATGACATGGGTATTGGTAAAGGCACCGAGATTCGGGTTATTACCCCAATTGAATGCCGCGCCCAATACCAACAGGGCTTGCCAGACATAACCTAACGATCGGCGGAGCGTAAATTGACTTAACAAGAATAACAGCAGTGCGAGAAGTTGCCCCCCCGCCAGAACTAACTGCAATTGCTGCGATTTTGGGTAATGGGTACCGGCCCAAATACCCAAGATAGCCATGAGTATCGTTATCCATACCACCCGGTTCAATGCAGGAGCTGGCCTGAATGCCCAACTTAACCCCAATAACAACGCTACCGGTAAAAAGGCTTGTAGCACGGAAACAAAAAAATAACTCATTAGCACACACCTTGGGCAAGATAATCACAACACCTGCCAGTTATCACTGATCAGCTTTTACATCGCGCGGATAAAAACGCGCTGACCATCCAGCATTAAGAAAAAGCCGCGATAACTGTTTTAGTCATCGCGGCCATTGTTATCAATTCAAACCGGTATATTTAAAGTCATAGCTCACATCAAACGGTTTCCACCAGCGGCCAACACCCGTTTCGCTATCAGTATGGCGATGTAATCCGGCTTTAGATGGCTCACTGATATGGTAAGTAACTTTATAGTTACCTACACCCATCATTTTAATATTGGCACCGTAGTGTGGACCGTCACTGGCAACCATCGGCATGAATGTGCCTTCTTGTTTGGTACCAGTATCCGTATTCACCAAGGTATAAGCGATAGTCAGGTACGGCATCCACTCACCGGCACCAAATCCATTCTTATTGCCTTCGGTGGCATGGATATCTGCCTCCAGATGAATGTCAGCTTTCGCGGCAGGCAAACCCATGCCACGCGGTTCCATATCGATTGGCTGCAAGTAAACTGCAGCAATTTCCATATCGTTGATCTTGATAGGCTCGCCAGCCGGATACTCTTTAAAGGCGAAAGCAGCAGGCGCTGCAAAAATGCTGGCGATAATGCTGCTGGCAATAATCGTTTTCTTCATGGTCATGTAGCACACCCTCTGGTATCAAATGATAATTACATTGTCGTTATTCACACCGGCATCATGCCGGACCATTACGCTGAGACAGTACGACCACGCCGTTGCATTACCCAAAGAGCAACCAGCGCAGCAATCAGTAATATCCCTTGAGGAATCAATGTTTCCAGATATGGATAGATCCCCAACCAACTGATTTCAGGTACGCCCGGTAGCAATGTCGGCTCAAACAATTTACCTTCAATTAGTTCAAGAACACTCTTACCGGCAAATACAAACGCCATTAGGTACATAAAGCCACCGGTAAACATAAAGAAGGGTTTGAGTGGCAATTTGACTACGGTAAAGCGCATGACCAGATAAGCTGCCAGCAAGAATACACAGCCAACGCCAAAACCTGCCAGAATCGACAAGTGGCCGCTAGTGGTACTGGCATCGCCCATCAGGGCCAGATAGAACAGTACAGTTTCAGCACCTTCGCGATACACCGCCAGGAAGCTTGTCAGCCATAACCCGACCATCGATCCACTACTGAGTGATTTAGAAAATTTCCCTTCGAGATAAGCTTTCCATTGCCGTGCTTCAGTCTTCGACAATAACCAGTAACTCATTGAGAACAGCATCACCACGGCAATCATCATGGTGAAACCTTCTAATAACTCACGACTTTGCCCTGAATTAGCAAATAACCACTGGAAGACGAAAGCGGTTAGCACGCTGGCGATTAAGGCCACTACAACGGATTGACGAATGAGCGGTAATTTATCCTGATGGTTGTTTTTCACCAGATAAGCCACTATCGCGGCAACAATCAGTAAAGCTTCCAGCCCTTCACGCACAATAATCAGCAGGCTGTAGATGAACAGACTCCAGTTGGTTTCATCCCCCCCACCGAGCATCTCTACAGCACTGGCCAAATCCTTTTGCAACGCGACGGCTTCGGCTTGTAACTGTTCGACTGGCTGACCGGCTTTCATCAGGCTGACTAAACGAGTGAAATGCCCCTCTAACGTCGATTTAAATGCAGCATCACGTGAACCAACTTTATTCTCCATGCCACTGGCTTCGAACAAATCAAAGTAGGTATCCTGCACAGCCATCATTGCCGGTGTAGTCTGCCCCTTTTGGTACTGACTAATAGCATCGCTGATGGCCTGATTTATCTTACTGGAAACAGCCGCCCAATCGGCATTAGCTTGTCCGTCAGAACTAGCAGCCGATGCCGAAGATTGCCCAACGTTGGCTTGATCTGCGGTGACGGGTTGCTGTTCACGCGTTGTGGGTAAGCCTGGAAGGGTGTCTTCGATAGTTTGTAGTAAACCGGTGACACGATAGGCAACTTCCGTTATTTGGTCTGGCTTGCGAGTGAGATCGATTAATGCGGTAAATTGTTGGTTAATTGCCGCTGCTGCTTGTGCGGAACGATTGCCCCGCACTGACATTTCCATTTCAGAGTTTTTAAAACCCTGATAATGAGCCTGTTGCACGCTTTCGCTGGCCGCGGCGAACTTCCCTTCTTGATATTCGCTTATGGCTTGTGCCAGTAAGTCATCAATGATCTTGAAACTCTGCTGCCAGTACAGTGCAATTTCACTGTTTTCATAAGCTGCATGTTGCTGTTCTGCATTAAGTTTATGCCCATCGGTCAGTATAGGCAGTACCGCAGTGAGTTCACTTTTAAGCCAATTAATTTTATTATCAACTTCCGCTTGCGGCTTGCCCTCCCCAATCATGCGCCGGATTTCACCAAAAGCGGCTTCCATCTGATAACTCTTCTGGGCAGAGATATTGATACGAATCGGGCCTTCGAGGTTTTCGAAAACTTCAAAGTACGCCATCTGCACCGTAGTACGGGCTTCATCATTGTTCTGTTGTTGGTACAACTGAGACGTTTTATCGAGACGGGATTGGATATCATTAACCAACTGCGGGTAATCCGTCGCAGCCCAGGCTAATGAGGCTGATAGCCACCAACAGCAGCAAAGCAGAAAGAGTTTGTGCCAAGTTTGCATAATATGAGTAACGCACATGAAGTTGATAATGAGATTTATTAACATTAACACTAAACAAAGGAAATGTGTCTTGATCCGCATCAAAAAATATTTAGTTTCTTGAATTTTTGTTTAAAAATGCGGCGCACTACGCAATTTCTTCTTAGGAAAGTGCAAAAATAATTCAAATAGAAGGTTTTTTATTCGCTGGTTCTGAGGGGGACAAGAGTAGAAAACAACCTGGCCTGCTGCGGAAATACCACAGGCGTGCATAACCTAATTCCGCAGACAGGCATTTATTTAAGTGAAATTTAATCTGAGTAAAATATTAAATAACTAATTTAATTCATGTGGTCGCCAGTAATCTATTAGAAGAAATATTTAAATCTGGCACGTACACCGTAGCGGTCATCGTTTTCAGCATTAACCACTTTATTGTCAGGTGACACTTCCAATTTAGACCAGTAAGCACCAAGATATAAATTAAAGTTATTCATATCCATGATATTGGCAATTTTATAGGAGGTGTGGATCGTGTGAACATCATATTTATCAGGCGAGGTTAATATCCCCGAGGTAACTATCCCTGCATTTGCACTGTTGAAATATTCGATATCATTGTGTGCGTAAATATAACCAATTTCAAAGTTTCGCCATAAGATATTAGCCCCGGCACTGAAGTTCTTCTCATTGGTTGCATCCATATAAGCTGAGCTCAGATTAGCGACAATACCATTGTCAGGATCTTTATCCTGATTATTCCAAGTGAATGTTGCCCCATAGCCATTACGTTTCGATTGGTCCTGAAACTGGCCCTGATCATCACGATAACCATAGGCATTACTGATAACGTTACTTTCCATTGCTATAGCCGCAGAAAGGCTATCTTGTTTCCACGAAATCACCGGACGAACATACGCCACATTTTTTTCATTTTCCAGCGTATTACCATGATAAGTATTATTGGCAAATAACGTGGTTCCGTCTTTTAGAATGGTGTTAACTTCAAAATACCAGTTACCCAGAGTTTTACTGACCAGGAAGTTACCCCCATTGTTGCTGCGCCCACGGCCTTCTTTCATCATATAGATGTAACCATAGCCATCACTGTAAAGCTCATTCGCAGTATTACCTGAGTGTTGGACAAACGTATCCTGATTCAGTGGGAACATATCATAGGCTTCAAAGCGACCGACTTTCACCTTCCAATCTTTCTCATGACCAAAGAAGAAGGCTGCATCATCGAGGTTCATATGACCACCAATATCAGCCAGTGGCTGTACAGTGAAACCTGCGAAATTGCCATTATTCATACGCCGATAACCATCCAGACCGATCAGTATTCTGCCATTAATATCCCATTGCTCTCTACTCCCCGCTTTCCAGTCTTTATTTGCACTGGTGCGTAGAGAAGTGAGCTGCCCACTTTTACTGGCAGCATCCATATTAATCTCAACATCACCGTATAATTTCAGATTCCCTTGTGGGGTCTCCCAGGACACTTCAGCGAATACAGGCAATGATAAAAGACTGGTAAGTCCAACCAGTATAAACTTATTCATAATAACCATCTCTATTTAGGATAATGTGAAGTAAAGTATTAGGCTCTCAAAATAAAGGCGATACTCAGCTCACCCATTTTTAAAGAGTTAATGATTTATTTATTTTTATACCCAGAAGTATCTTTTTGGCAAATAACCAGCCATGGTTAAATATTCATATTTGACCTCAGTGCAATAGTTAATTTAAATATTTCTTTGACTTACACAATGAATTTCATTTACCCAAGGCGATTTATCCTCGCTGATATAATAATACTAATTCATTGGTTAATTCACGGGCTAATAACGATGTCATTAAATGATCTTGAGCATGGACCATAATCAGTGTCATCGGTGTTTTGGCTTCCCCGGCATCTTGTTCGATAAGCTTGGTTTGCATCCGATGTGCGGCCTTGGTAAAGCCATCCGATTCTGATAACAGTGCATGCGCTTGAACAAAATCACCTTCACGGGCGGCTCGCAATGCCTCAAAACAAAGACTTCTGGCCTGACCGGCATTGACGATAATCTCCATTACGGCCTCTTCCAAATCAATCATTTCGCTCTACCTCATCAAAACCTTGATTATTTGCCGTTGCCGCAAACCATTCGCCACTTTTTTTCACGATACGTTGCTGCGTTTTCAAATCTAACTGAACAAAGCCATAACGATTCTTATAGGCATTACACCATGACCAGTTATCAATAAACGTCCACATATGATAACCAAGGCAATGGCTCCCTTGCGCCAAAGCACGGTGAACCCATTTTAAATGCTCGGAAACAAACTCAATACGATAACTATCATCTATCTGACCGTTGCGGCTGAATCGCTGTTCATTTTCGACACCCATACCATTTTCTGAAATAAAACAGCGCGGATTGCCGTAGTTTTTTCGTAAGTTGGTTAGGATATCGTAAATACCGGGTTCATAAATTTCCCAACCCCGGTGCGGGTTCATTTTGCAGCCTGGCATCTGATAATAATCGAACAGCCATTCTGGCATGAAGGGGGCTTCTGGATTAACCCGGCTATCGCGGCATTTAATTCTACGTGGCTGATAATAATTGATACCGAGTAAATCTACTTTACCCTCAACAATTAATTCACTGTCTCCAGGTTGGCAGGCAGGCAGCTGATCATAATCTTTCAGTAATGCCGTCAGCTCAGCCGGATACTCGCCGCGTAATACTGGATCGAGGAAACTGCGATTAAAAAGTAAGTCGGCGATATTAGCCGCTTTTACATCCGCAGGATTTTCAGAACGCGGATACGACGGCGTGAGATTTAAAATAATGCCAATCTCACCACCTAACTCACGTTGGCGATATTTTTTCACCGCCAAAGCATGAGCCAGCACGGTGTGATAAGCCACCGTGGCCGCCCGTTTGAAATCCACTACATTCGGATAATGGAAATCGTAGAGATAGCCACCTTCGACTGGCACGATTGGTTCGTTGAAGGTAAACCAATGTTGTACCCGGTCACCAAATAAACGAAAACAGGTATCGGCATATTCAGCATAGGCGTCCACTACATAGCGGCTTTCCCACCCCCCCAACTCCTGCATGACTGTTGGCATATCAAAATGAAACAGATTGATAAATGGGGTTATCCCCTGTGCCAGCAGTTCGTCAATGACACCATTGTAAAAATCCACTGCCTGCGGATTCACTTCACCTCGTCCGTTGGGGATCAGTCGCGCCCATGAGATGGAGGTACGGAAACTGTTGTGATTTAACTGTTTCAATAAAGCAATATCTTGCTGCCAATGTTGATAAAACGTTGATGTCTGTTGCGGCCCAATCTGCTGATGAAAACGCCCCGGTTGCTTGTCAAACCAAGTGTCCCAGACAGTGGCACTTTTACCACCACTCAAGCTTTCACCTTCGGTTTGCGGGGCTGAACTGGCACTGCCCCACCAAAAATCATGTGGAAATTGATACTTCATCATACTCTCCATAAAGATTAATCTAATCACGACTTAGCGGGTTTCGGCTGACTCAGCAAAACTCAGTTGTTGCTCTTTTTCCTGGTCGGCTTTCAGCAGGCTGCGCTCATAAGCTTTGAGGAATGGGTAGTACATCACCGCCGAGAACACCATACATAACAGACACATAACTACTGGACTAAACGCCCAATTGGCAGCCCAGGAAGCACCAATTGGCGCAGGCGTCGTCCACGGGGTTAATGACACAACTTGCGCTATCCACCCCAATTTGGTCGCGATATAGGCCAATGTAGCGTTGATCATCGGAACGAAGATAAAAGGCAGGAAGAACACCGGGTTCATGATGATGGGGGCACCAAACAGAATCGGTTCATTAATATTAAAGAAGCTTGGGACTATCCCCATTTTGCCAATAGTACGCAGATGAATGGCTTTGCTGCGTAATAGCAGGAAGGCCAGCGGTAAAGTCGAACCCACACCACCGATCAATAGGTAGTGATCCCAGAAACCTTGCAAATAGATATGAGGTAACGGCGCTCCGGCAGCTAAAGCCGCTTGATTTAGCGCCAAATTGGTCATCCAGAACGGGTTCATGATACCGGTCACAATCAATGCGCCATGGATACCGGCAAACCACAAAATTTGGCATAACAGAACCGACAACAAAATGGCAGGTAGCGAATCTGAGGCAGAAACTAAAGGTGCCAACAGGTGCATAATCGCTTCTGGAATAATCATTCCTGTGGAGGATTCGATAAATAAATTCAGTGGATGCAATGTCGCAACCACTGCCACTACGGGGATCAGAATTTCAAAAGATCGTGCAACCCCGGTCGGCACTTCTTTCGGCAGGCGGATAGTAATATTGTGGCGTTTGAGGAATGCATACAACTCCGTGGAATACACCGCGGTCACGATGGCGGTGAAAATCCCTTGTCCTGAGAAATATTGGGTTGAAATGTGCCCATCAGCATAAGGTGCTGCTACCAGCAAAAAGGACATCAATGCCAGCAGACCGGTCATGATTGGGTCCAACTTATATTGCCGCCCAAGGCTGGCACCAATCCCCACCGAGATAAAGAAGGTCATCACCCCCATGCTGAGATTGAAAGGCAGCATCAATTGCTCGCGATAGGTACTTGAGAAGTTTAACCAACCACGGGCAAAACCCCATGTGGTGTCCGCAGAAAACGGCGGAAAAATGAACACCAGCATAAATGAACCAATAATCATAAACGGCAGTGCCGAGGTAAACCCGTCACGAATGGCGATTATGTACTTTTGTTGCCCCAGCCGCCCAGCCAGTGGCGTAATGGTTTGCTCTATCATTCCAACCATTGCTTGGTAAAGAGAACTCATGGCAGATACCTTTTATTTCACTGCATTAATAAGAGATAAGGCGAAGTCGAGCACCTTATCACCGCGTTGCATACCGTAATCCATCATGTCGATAGTCATCACCGGGATCCCTAAAGGCTCAGCGATTGCCGCCAAATCACGTTGCATATATTTCACCTGTGGTCCCAATAGCACAACCTGATAGCGGCTGAACTGTTCATTGAATTCACTGGCACCGAAAGCATCAATCTGAACCTCAAGTCCGCGCGTTGCTGCCTCAGCCAACATTTTTTTCACTAGCATGCTGGTAGACATCCCGGCGGAGCAGCACAACATTATCTTTTTCATTACGTATCGCCTCAGAGTAATTTTGTCATATTGAGCCTCATTGGAAACAAAATGGAAACCGGTTTCCATGCAAACAGAATAGATATGAGAGCGCGCTCAAATATTTAACCACTGAAAGATATGCAGTTGTGAAAGACGTCACAAAAAGCTAAGCACTGGGAGCTGTTTTATTGGATACTCCTTGGTAACAACGGTTTCCGTTATGATGATCGCGGTATAGAATAGATGCAGTAAGACTGGAACCAAGGAAATAGGGAACTGACCAGGCCCTCTGGCCATTGATCAGATAAAGTGGAGTGAAGTTATGTCGACTATTAATGATGTATCGCGGTTAGCCAACGTATCTAAAGCTACAGTGTCCCGGGTGTTAAGCGGTACACGCGGCGTCAAGGAAGAGAGCCGTCTGGCGGTGATGAAGGCCGTTGAGACTCTGAATTATAAACCGAATGTCATCGCCCAGTTTCTGACTGCACAGTCAACCGGGTGTGTCGGTGTGATTTGCGCTACTGAACACATTCAGCAAACAACCAGTTATCTGTTTGCCTTGGAAAAACAGTTTAGCCAGCATCAAAAGCATTTATTACTGCGTTTTGCCGACAATAGCATCGGGGTAGCAAATGCTGTCGCTGAGCTCGCCAATGGTTTGTGTGATGCCATTATCATCATCGGCGCACGCTTTGCGCTGCCATCTCATGATGAAAATATCATCATGATTGATTGTCTTGAGTCCTCTACCCCTAACAGTATTTTATTCGACCACTCATTCGCAGCAGAAACTGCCTGTCACTATTTGGTCAGTCAGGGCCGCCGACATATTGCGCTGTTAAATCATGCCTCTGGCACGGTGGCGGAACAGACGCTACTGGGTTATCAACGGGCGTTGGAGAATTACCTGATTCCCTATAACCGCAGTTTAGTGATGGGTAACGTTCACTCCTCTTCAGAGGCGTTGCAGACACTATTGAATAACGGTGCACAATTTAATGCGCTGTTGGTAATGGATGAAATCGAAGCGCAAAAGGCCATCTCGCTATTGCATGTCTTCAAGCATACCGTTCCTGATAAAGTGATGGTTTTCAGCCTGGATGGTTCAGTGCAATTACCCGGTATCCCAGCAGTGCCAGCAATCGAGTATTCATTAGAAACATTGGCGAGAAAGGTGGTCGACTTAATTGATGCCCGCGCGGGTAAACATGTAAATCCGCAGGTTTTCCGGGGTAATTTGGTTGTTCCACATGGATTAATTGAGTAACGCTAGCCCTTTAGGTGGTAGATAATGCATAGCATTCAGACCGAATATGAAACTATCCGCGCATCTCTCAGTAATAGCGCGCAGGTCATCACCCTGCTGCATATTGGTCGTGATGCAAGCACGGTAATTATTGACCCGACTGGTGCTCAATGGCCACTTACCGTGGGTGATACCCATACAGCTCAGCGCTATTTCCGCCACAATCCGCCAACGGCTGATGAGATGGAAACCGCCATTATGGTGGTTGAAGATGAAGTTATCCGTATTAGCCCTGCGCTGAATAAAACCTCGCAATTAGTCACCACCGATAGCGAGATAGCCGAGATAGCTCTGCTCGCGGGTTTGCCTTTACAGAGCGAAATGCACTTATCACTTGAGGCGGTAGAGCGGGTGTTTGACAGGCTGGCGGCGGTAATGATGGGTAGACCCGCAGCCTCTGAAGGGATACCGGCAGATAATGTGTTTGCCGCACGCCTGCTGATCCTGCGTGAGTTTATGCATCACTTGCAGTTCGCGGCGATTACGATATTGAAGTTGTAAAACGAGCATCAGTCATCAGCGCCGCCACAAGGCGCACTGTCGATGAGATTATAGCTGATGGGATTTAAAGCGGGTTGAACACTGACAGTGGCTGTTTTCGCAGCACACTGCCAGGTTCTTTTTAGCGTTTTCTTCTATCAATACAGCATGTTATTTGCGGGCTTTAGGATCCAGATTATCCGCAGGCAATTCACCCGGTAAGTAATCAGGCAAGCGGCCTGCTGGGAAGATAGCCAGCAGTGATAGCAACGCCATAATCAGTAAGCCAAATTTCAGCGCTCGTAAACGCGCCTCTTCATTGACTCGCACCGCTTCGGCAACTTGTTCCGGTGTCGCCGTCGTCTGAGCTAACACACCTTGTAGGCGGTCATTGCTGACGAAGTTGATGCTGTCCATATTGATCTGAGCCTGAATTTCTGGCGTCAGAATTGGCGTTTCAGCCACACCACGCAGCACGTTAGCACTGAGCAAACCGACCAACAAAGCACCGGCAACCGCAGTACCGATAGCATTTGCCAGGTTGTTAGTCGTACCACGCAACGAACCAACATCGCCTGCCAACTCTTTCGGTGATGCACTGACTAATACGTTAAACAGTAAGGTCACCAATGCGCCCTGTGCCAGACCGAATACCACCAGACCGAACAGTACCGCGAACTCACTCCAGTTATTGCGCACCACGAATGCCAACCACAACAGGGCTATGGTACAGGTGATAAAACCATAACGGCCAATTTTGCGTGGTGTCAATTTCTTGTAGAAACGAACTATCAGCATCGCGGAGAAGAACACTGACAAGTTAAATGGCATCATGGCAATCGCTGTGGCCATCGGGGTACTGCCCTGCACTATCTGGATATACAACGGCACTGAGAAGTTCAACATCGCTTCCAGTGCGACCACAGCAAACATAGCGAATACTGCCGCTTTTTCCGTAGATGAGGTAATCACTTCCAGTGCCAGTAACGGTGTTTTACCTTGTTCCTGACGGCGACGGGTCCAAACCACAAACGCCTGACCCAGCACAATACCCAATACAATCATGAAGGGCGCGGGTGAGAAGCCTAACAAATCAAAGGGCGCACCATCACGCACCAGACCGAAGCCCCAGCGGTTCAGGTTATTAAAACCAAACGACAGCAGAATAATCGCCGATGCCGCCAGTACCACCCCAAACACATCGATGCCCACTTCAGGACGACCGTTATCAGATTTCAATCGGAAACTCAGCACAAAGATCACGGCCGATAACACAATCAAAATACCGAACGCTGGACGCCAGCCGATATAGGTACCCAGGACACCACCAATCAGAAACGCCGCGACACCCGCACCGGCTCGAGCTGAGCCTAAAGCACCGAGCGCCGTCGCCTGTTGTGTACCACGGTAGTTTTCAGCAATCAAAGCGACCAGAGCTGGCACCAAAGCCGCCCCCGCCAAGCCACTTAATGCTTGCGCACTGATCATTACAGTAACATTCGGGCTGAATGTCATCATGACCTGCGCGATACCAAACAGCAGTACTGTGCTGCGAAATACCACCAGCGGCCCAAAACGTTGGTTGAGTTTGGCGCCCAACATCACGAAGCCCGCAACAGATAATGAGTACATAACAATCGCGGTGGCGATCGTGGTGGGTGGCACATTAAAACTTTTTACCATCCCACCCAATGCGACCGGTAGGGAAGCAACGTTGAATGACATCAGAATCTGGGCTAATGCGATGGTTATCATCGGCACCCAGGATTCTTTAACTTCCGCGCCAGCGCGGTGAGTTGATTGATTCGCCATAAATTCTCTGTCCTTTTGACATGTATTCTTGTTTTCGAGCCCTTTGGCTTGCGAGATAATTTCGTCTACCAAGTACTCTCGTTCTTAAATCAACCTTGCACACGAAACAATATGACTGTCAGCGCAATGCTCAGATCGTGTAACTCAACTCTTTTCGGTGTAAGGCTCAGAAACAAACATGTCCATCCCAAGACTACGTGATAAGAACCGGGCAGCCAGTTGCCCTTTAACGCTGTTACCCGCACTGTCGAGTAGCGGTGCAAACGTCCCTAACCCCCCCTTTCCAGGTGACACCGTCACAATTCCACCACCAATACCGCTTTTGCCCGGCAGACCAATGTCATAAAGCCAGTCACCAGACGTTTCGTACAACCCTGCTGTTACCATTACCGCTAATGCGTAATGGCATACATCGTTGTCCACCACCCGCTCGCGAGTCAGTGGGTTAACCCCACCATCAGCCAGTGTCGCGCCCATCACCGCAAGATCTTTGGCGCTGACATTCAGCGAACATTGGCGGGTATATAAGTCGGTAGCAATAAGAGGATCGCACCCCAGACGGCCATAACCATGCAGCACATTAGCGATACCACGGTTGCGGAAGTTGGTTTCACAAGCAGATTGATACACTTCTTCGTTTAGTGTCAGCTTGCGTCCGGCAAAACGGCACAATCCGTCATAGATAAATTTCCACTGCTCATCACTGGTTGATCCAGGTACCAGACTGGTGGTGGCAATCGCACCGGAGTTCACCATCGGGTTAGTGCGGCCATCTGGCGTGCGTTCAATCGCAGTAACGGAGTTAAATGCCATACCGGTGCTGTTCACGCCCAGTTTTTCACGTGCAACTTTGGCTCCGATAGCCTGACAAACCAGCGCAAACACAAAGGGTTTGGAGACACTCATGATGGTAAACTCAACATCTACATCACCGGCAGAATGCACTTTACCGTTGGTGCCAACCATGCAGACGCCAAACAGATTCGGCGAAACGCGTTCCAATGCAGGATAAACGCTAGAAACTACACCTTCGGTATCTGCACCAAAACGTTTATGAGCTTCTTGCACCAATTTAACCACAGTGTCTGGGTCAGGTAGATGCCCGGTGGATACGTAGTCGATAATTCCATTTTTGCTATCATCTGTAGGCATATTCGCTATCTCCCGTTTACCTTTTGTTTATTTTTCTGTCTTTTTTTTGCCTCTACCACTTATTTTAGGCGACAGTA includes:
- a CDS encoding iron transporter, which produces MTMKKTIIASSIIASIFAAPAAFAFKEYPAGEPIKINDMEIAAVYLQPIDMEPRGMGLPAAKADIHLEADIHATEGNKNGFGAGEWMPYLTIAYTLVNTDTGTKQEGTFMPMVASDGPHYGANIKMMGVGNYKVTYHISEPSKAGLHRHTDSETGVGRWWKPFDVSYDFKYTGLN
- a CDS encoding iron permease, producing the protein MQTWHKLFLLCCCWWLSASLAWAATDYPQLVNDIQSRLDKTSQLYQQQNNDEARTTVQMAYFEVFENLEGPIRINISAQKSYQMEAAFGEIRRMIGEGKPQAEVDNKINWLKSELTAVLPILTDGHKLNAEQQHAAYENSEIALYWQQSFKIIDDLLAQAISEYQEGKFAAASESVQQAHYQGFKNSEMEMSVRGNRSAQAAAAINQQFTALIDLTRKPDQITEVAYRVTGLLQTIEDTLPGLPTTREQQPVTADQANVGQSSASAASSDGQANADWAAVSSKINQAISDAISQYQKGQTTPAMMAVQDTYFDLFEASGMENKVGSRDAAFKSTLEGHFTRLVSLMKAGQPVEQLQAEAVALQKDLASAVEMLGGGDETNWSLFIYSLLIIVREGLEALLIVAAIVAYLVKNNHQDKLPLIRQSVVVALIASVLTAFVFQWLFANSGQSRELLEGFTMMIAVVMLFSMSYWLLSKTEARQWKAYLEGKFSKSLSSGSMVGLWLTSFLAVYREGAETVLFYLALMGDASTTSGHLSILAGFGVGCVFLLAAYLVMRFTVVKLPLKPFFMFTGGFMYLMAFVFAGKSVLELIEGKLFEPTLLPGVPEISWLGIYPYLETLIPQGILLIAALVALWVMQRRGRTVSA
- a CDS encoding porin translates to MVIMNKFILVGLTSLLSLPVFAEVSWETPQGNLKLYGDVEINMDAASKSGQLTSLRTSANKDWKAGSREQWDINGRILIGLDGYRRMNNGNFAGFTVQPLADIGGHMNLDDAAFFFGHEKDWKVKVGRFEAYDMFPLNQDTFVQHSGNTANELYSDGYGYIYMMKEGRGRSNNGGNFLVSKTLGNWYFEVNTILKDGTTLFANNTYHGNTLENEKNVAYVRPVISWKQDSLSAAIAMESNVISNAYGYRDDQGQFQDQSKRNGYGATFTWNNQDKDPDNGIVANLSSAYMDATNEKNFSAGANILWRNFEIGYIYAHNDIEYFNSANAGIVTSGILTSPDKYDVHTIHTSYKIANIMDMNNFNLYLGAYWSKLEVSPDNKVVNAENDDRYGVRARFKYFF
- a CDS encoding PTS lactose/cellobiose transporter subunit IIA, with amino-acid sequence MIDLEEAVMEIIVNAGQARSLCFEALRAAREGDFVQAHALLSESDGFTKAAHRMQTKLIEQDAGEAKTPMTLIMVHAQDHLMTSLLARELTNELVLLYQRG
- a CDS encoding glycoside hydrolase family 1 protein — encoded protein: MKYQFPHDFWWGSASSAPQTEGESLSGGKSATVWDTWFDKQPGRFHQQIGPQQTSTFYQHWQQDIALLKQLNHNSFRTSISWARLIPNGRGEVNPQAVDFYNGVIDELLAQGITPFINLFHFDMPTVMQELGGWESRYVVDAYAEYADTCFRLFGDRVQHWFTFNEPIVPVEGGYLYDFHYPNVVDFKRAATVAYHTVLAHALAVKKYRQRELGGEIGIILNLTPSYPRSENPADVKAANIADLLFNRSFLDPVLRGEYPAELTALLKDYDQLPACQPGDSELIVEGKVDLLGINYYQPRRIKCRDSRVNPEAPFMPEWLFDYYQMPGCKMNPHRGWEIYEPGIYDILTNLRKNYGNPRCFISENGMGVENEQRFSRNGQIDDSYRIEFVSEHLKWVHRALAQGSHCLGYHMWTFIDNWSWCNAYKNRYGFVQLDLKTQQRIVKKSGEWFAATANNQGFDEVERND
- a CDS encoding PTS sugar transporter subunit IIC, whose amino-acid sequence is MSSLYQAMVGMIEQTITPLAGRLGQQKYIIAIRDGFTSALPFMIIGSFMLVFIFPPFSADTTWGFARGWLNFSSTYREQLMLPFNLSMGVMTFFISVGIGASLGRQYKLDPIMTGLLALMSFLLVAAPYADGHISTQYFSGQGIFTAIVTAVYSTELYAFLKRHNITIRLPKEVPTGVARSFEILIPVVAVVATLHPLNLFIESSTGMIIPEAIMHLLAPLVSASDSLPAILLSVLLCQILWFAGIHGALIVTGIMNPFWMTNLALNQAALAAGAPLPHIYLQGFWDHYLLIGGVGSTLPLAFLLLRSKAIHLRTIGKMGIVPSFFNINEPILFGAPIIMNPVFFLPFIFVPMINATLAYIATKLGWIAQVVSLTPWTTPAPIGASWAANWAFSPVVMCLLCMVFSAVMYYPFLKAYERSLLKADQEKEQQLSFAESAETR
- a CDS encoding PTS sugar transporter subunit IIB — its product is MKKIMLCCSAGMSTSMLVKKMLAEAATRGLEVQIDAFGASEFNEQFSRYQVVLLGPQVKYMQRDLAAIAEPLGIPVMTIDMMDYGMQRGDKVLDFALSLINAVK
- a CDS encoding LacI family transcriptional regulator; its protein translation is MSTINDVSRLANVSKATVSRVLSGTRGVKEESRLAVMKAVETLNYKPNVIAQFLTAQSTGCVGVICATEHIQQTTSYLFALEKQFSQHQKHLLLRFADNSIGVANAVAELANGLCDAIIIIGARFALPSHDENIIMIDCLESSTPNSILFDHSFAAETACHYLVSQGRRHIALLNHASGTVAEQTLLGYQRALENYLIPYNRSLVMGNVHSSSEALQTLLNNGAQFNALLVMDEIEAQKAISLLHVFKHTVPDKVMVFSLDGSVQLPGIPAVPAIEYSLETLARKVVDLIDARAGKHVNPQVFRGNLVVPHGLIE